In Primulina eburnea isolate SZY01 chromosome 5, ASM2296580v1, whole genome shotgun sequence, a single window of DNA contains:
- the LOC140831518 gene encoding uncharacterized protein: HDHDRRRTLRDHMNPTRTNRQMVEFMCNGTFEDKDPNEAIEYLDSLAENAQNWDTIGTIEPSNKIQSPTSGGGMYTLKDEHDLQARFTSLARKVEALELKKNECLHEQANVLNNFKRTNFEPFSQNYNPGWRNHPNFSWRNDNAAQFPQPHFQNQQNFQNYAPYVPPPKRNLEDTLNSFIAKQESINTQTAQTMTDLKDTLAKFASALNVHEKGKFPSQPLPNPKDHHTQIGTSGTQPMDQVKSVITLRSGKVVEKSILEPCEDDDKSTPKGKEVEPITCEEEVQQTVSPPFPHALKNTKKSNLNSDIYDIFKQVPSYAKFLKDLCTVKRKLNVKKKAFLAEQVSAIIQNNNALKYKDPGCPTISCIIGERKIKKALLDLGASVNLLPYSVYQELNLGRPFLATSNALINCRNGIMKLSFGNMTLELNVFNLCKQPHDKGDESEDENLIETLVEENIQEGSTRDQLDICSIETVKENIEIDLDDFFRYHSLPGSEKEFDEKYENKDEPPVLELKPLPEELKYAFLGEDETYPVVISSKLSSNQEGHPYYCFLDGYSGYYQIPIALEDQEKTTFTCPFGTFAFRRMPFGLCNAPATFQRCMLSIFCDMVENCLEIFMDDLTVFGNTFDNCLENLEKVLKSDHSAFRYLLTKQDAKPRLACGGHFSSKKTAAKILQCGFYWPTLFKDTHEICKICENCQKLGAISKRNMMPLNPIIEIEIFDCWGIDFMGPFPPSFGYLYILVAVDYVSKWIEAIPCRTNDHKIVIKFLKENIFSRFGIPRAMISDGGTHFVNKPFASLMKKYGITHKVTTPYHPQTNGQVELANREIKQILEKTVNSNRKDWSLRLNDALWAYRTAFKTSLNMSPYRALVTYT; encoded by the exons catgatcatgatagacgaagaacacttagagatcacatgaatcctacacgtacta ataggcaaatggttgaatttatgtgtaatggaacatttgaagataaagatccgaacgaggcaattgagtatctcgattcattagctgaaaatgctcaaaattgggacactataggtacaatcgaaccatcaaacaagattcaatctcctacatctggtggaggtatgtacactctcaaagatgaacatgatcttcaagctagatttacctctttggcaagaaaagttgaggcacttgaattgaaaaagaatg aatgtctccatgagcaagccaatgttttgaacaatttcaaaaggacaaattttgaaccattttctcaaaattacaatccaggttggcgaaatcatccaaattttagttggaggaatgataatgctgcacaatttccgcaaccacattttcaaaatcaacaaaattttcaaaattatgcaccttatgttcctccgccgaaaagaaatttggaagatacattgaattctttcattgcaaagcaagagtctatcaatactcaaactgctcaaaccatgacagacttgaaagatactcttgctaaatttgcatctgcacttaatgttcatgaaaaaggtaaatttccttcacaacctctgcctaatcccaaggatcatcatacacaaattggaacttctggaactcaaccgatggatcaggtaaaatctgttattacccttcgaagtggtaaggttgtggaaaaatccattcttgaaccttgtgaagatgatgataaatcaactccaaagggtaaggaagtggaacccataacttgcgaagaggaggttcaacagacagtgtcaccaccattccctcatgcattgaaaaatacaaaaaaatcaaatttgaattctgatatatatgatatttttaaacaa gtaccatcatatgccaaatttttgaaagacttgtgcactgtgaaaagaaaattgaatgtgaaaaagaaagcatttttagccgaacaagtaagtgcaatcattcaaaataataatgctttgaaatacaaagaccctggttgtcctactatttcgtgtattattggagaacgaaagattaaaaaagccttgcttgaccttggagctagtgtgaatttacttccatattcagtttatcaagaactcaatctag gtcgtccatttttagcaacttctaatgctcttataaattgcaggaatggaataatgaagttgtcatttggtaacatgaccttggagctcaatgtttttaatctttgtaagcaaccacatgacaaaggagatgaaagtgaagatgaaaatcttattgaaactcttgtggaagaaaacattcaagaagggagtactcgtgatcaattagatatttgttcaattgaaactgttaaagaaaatattgaaattgatcttgacgattttttcaggtatcactcgttaccaggatcagagaaagaatttgatgaaaaatatgagaacaaagacgaaccaccagtattggagttaaaacccttgccagaagaattgaagtatgcatttcttggagaagatgaaacatatccggtggtaatttcttccaaactctcaagtaatcaagaag gtcatccctactactgttttcttgacggatattcaggctattatcaaattcccattgcactcgaagatcaagaaaaaactacattcacatgtccttttggaacatttgcattcagaaggatgccatttggtttatgcaatgccccagcaacatttcaaagatgtatgctaagcattttctgcgacatggttgaaaattgtttggaaatttttatggatgatttaactgtttttgggaatacatttgataattgtcttgaaaatttggaaaaagttttaaaaag tgatcattctgcttttagatatttgttgaccaaacaggatgcaaagccacgact agcatgcgggggacatttttcttcaaagaaaacagctgcaaaaatcttgcagtgtggattttattggcccactttgtttaaagacacccacgaaatctgcaagatctgtgaaaattgtcaaaaattgggtgcgatttcaaaaagaaacatgatgcctttgaatcctatcattgaaattgaaatatttgattgttggggaatagattttatgggaccttttccaccgtcgtttggatacttgtatattttagttgcagttgattatgtttccaaatggatagaggcaattccatgtcgaacaaatgatcataaaatcgtcatcaaatttttgaaagaaaatatttttagtagattcggaattcctcgagctatgataagtgatgggggaactcactttgttaataaaccatttgcttcattaatgaaaaaatatggtattactcacaaagtaacaactccttatcatcctcaaacaaatggacaagttgaattagctaatagggagataaagcaaattttggaaaaaactgttaactcaaatagaaaagactggtctctgcgacttaatgatgcactgtgggcatatcgaacagcttttaaaacatcattgaatatgtctccctatag